Proteins found in one Bacillus subtilis subsp. subtilis str. 168 genomic segment:
- the sdaAB gene encoding L-serine dehydratase (beta chain) (Evidence 1a: Function from experimental evidences in the studied strain; PubMedId: 8385012, 9244285, 16014871, 22686449; Product type e: enzyme), which yields MKYRSVFDIIGPVMIGPSSSHTAGAARIGRVARSLFGREPERIIVSFYGSFAETYKGHGTDVAIIGGLLDFDTFDERIKTAIQIAEAKGIDIEFRVEDAVPVHPNTAKITISDEKGELELTGISIGGGKIEITELNGFELRLSGNHPAILVVHNDKFGTIAGVANVLAKFSINVGHMEVARKDIGQLALMTIEVDQNIDDHILDELSKLPNIIQVTKIAD from the coding sequence ATGAAATACAGAAGCGTTTTTGATATTATCGGCCCGGTTATGATCGGTCCGTCCAGCTCTCATACAGCGGGAGCTGCTAGAATCGGGAGAGTGGCCAGAAGTTTATTTGGCAGAGAGCCTGAGCGCATCATTGTATCTTTTTACGGCTCGTTTGCGGAAACGTATAAGGGCCACGGCACAGATGTCGCGATTATCGGCGGATTGCTTGATTTTGATACATTCGATGAACGGATTAAAACCGCTATACAAATTGCAGAAGCTAAAGGAATTGATATAGAGTTTCGGGTAGAAGACGCAGTCCCGGTCCACCCGAACACAGCAAAAATCACCATTTCTGATGAAAAGGGTGAGCTGGAACTGACGGGTATTTCGATTGGCGGAGGAAAGATTGAAATCACAGAATTGAATGGTTTTGAGCTCCGGCTGTCAGGAAATCATCCGGCCATATTAGTTGTTCATAATGACAAGTTTGGCACAATTGCCGGTGTTGCCAATGTTCTGGCGAAATTTTCAATCAACGTAGGACATATGGAAGTAGCCCGGAAAGATATCGGCCAGCTTGCGCTGATGACAATAGAGGTCGATCAAAATATTGACGACCACATTCTCGACGAGCTGTCGAAGCTGCCGAATATTATTCAAGTGACAAAGATTGCTGACTAG
- the rpmB gene encoding ribosomal protein L28 (Evidence 1c: Function from experimental evidences in the studied genus; PubMedId: 8722036; Product type f : factor) produces the protein MARKCVITGKKTTAGNNRSHAMNASKRTWGANLQKVRILVNGKPKKVYVSARALKSGKVERV, from the coding sequence ATGGCACGTAAATGCGTTATCACAGGTAAAAAAACAACAGCTGGGAATAACCGTTCTCACGCAATGAACGCTTCTAAGCGCACTTGGGGCGCGAATCTTCAAAAGGTTCGTATCCTTGTGAACGGAAAACCTAAAAAAGTATATGTATCTGCTCGAGCTTTGAAATCCGGTAAAGTTGAGCGTGTATAA
- the prkC gene encoding protein serine/threonine kinase (Evidence 1a: Function from experimental evidences in the studied strain; PubMedId: 10986276, 12399479, 18984160, 24390483, 25845974, 26102633; Product type e : enzyme), translating into MLIGKRISGRYQILRVIGGGGMANVYLAEDIILDREVAIKILRFDYANDNEFIRRFRREAQSASSLDHPNIVSIYDLGEEDDIYYIVMEYVEGMTLKEYITANGPLHPKEALNIMEQIVSAIAHAHQNQIVHRDIKPHNILIDHMGNIKVTDFGIATALSSTTITHTNSVLGSVHYLSPEQARGGLATKKSDIYALGIVLFELLTGRIPFDGESAVSIALKHLQAETPSAKRWNPSVPQSVENIILKATAKDPFHRYETAEDMEADIKTAFDADRLNEKRFTIQEDEEMTKAIPIIKDEELAKAAGEKEAEVTTAQENKTKKNGKRKKWPWVLLTICLVFITAGILAVTVFPSLFMPKDVKIPDVSGMEYEKAAGLLEKEGLQVDSEVLEISDEKIEEGLMVKTDPKADTTVKEGATVTLYKSTGKAKTEIGDVTGQTVDQAKKALKDQGFNHVTVNEVNDEKNAGTVIDQNPSAGTELVPSEDQVKLTVSIGPEDITLRDLKTYSKEAASGYLEDNGLKLVEKEAYSDDVPEGQVVKQKPAAGTAVKPGNEVEVTFSLGPEKKPAKTVKEKVKIPYEPENEGDELQVQIAVDDADHSISDTYEEFKIKEPTERTIELKIEPGQKGYYQVMVNNKVVSYKTIEYPKDE; encoded by the coding sequence GTGCTAATCGGCAAGCGGATCAGCGGGCGTTACCAAATTCTCCGCGTCATAGGCGGCGGGGGAATGGCCAACGTGTATTTAGCTGAGGATATCATTCTAGACCGTGAAGTCGCAATTAAAATCCTGCGGTTTGACTATGCAAATGACAATGAATTTATCAGACGTTTCCGCAGAGAAGCCCAATCCGCATCAAGCCTCGATCACCCGAATATTGTCAGCATTTATGATTTGGGCGAGGAAGATGATATTTATTATATTGTCATGGAATACGTTGAAGGCATGACGCTTAAAGAATACATAACAGCAAATGGGCCGCTTCACCCTAAAGAAGCGCTGAACATCATGGAGCAAATTGTCTCAGCCATCGCTCATGCCCATCAAAACCAGATTGTTCACAGAGACATCAAGCCGCATAACATTTTGATTGATCATATGGGAAATATCAAAGTAACGGATTTTGGAATTGCGACGGCACTAAGTTCGACCACAATCACCCATACCAATTCAGTTCTGGGCTCGGTCCATTACTTATCACCTGAACAGGCCCGGGGCGGCTTAGCCACAAAAAAATCGGATATTTATGCGCTTGGAATCGTTCTATTTGAGCTTTTAACCGGCCGTATTCCGTTTGATGGAGAGTCAGCAGTCAGCATCGCCTTGAAGCATCTTCAAGCGGAAACTCCTTCGGCAAAAAGGTGGAATCCATCGGTCCCCCAAAGCGTTGAAAACATCATACTCAAGGCAACTGCCAAAGATCCTTTTCATCGCTACGAAACGGCTGAAGACATGGAAGCAGACATAAAAACAGCTTTTGATGCCGACAGACTCAATGAAAAGAGATTTACGATTCAAGAAGATGAAGAAATGACAAAAGCGATACCTATCATTAAAGATGAAGAACTTGCTAAAGCTGCTGGCGAAAAAGAAGCTGAAGTGACAACCGCACAAGAAAACAAAACAAAGAAGAACGGCAAAAGAAAAAAGTGGCCGTGGGTTTTGCTCACGATATGCCTCGTTTTTATCACAGCTGGAATTCTTGCTGTCACTGTTTTTCCGTCGCTTTTCATGCCTAAGGATGTCAAAATACCTGATGTCTCCGGAATGGAATACGAAAAAGCCGCAGGGCTCTTGGAAAAAGAAGGTTTACAGGTTGATTCCGAGGTGTTGGAAATCTCAGATGAAAAAATTGAAGAGGGCCTGATGGTAAAAACGGATCCTAAAGCGGATACCACAGTCAAAGAAGGCGCCACGGTCACCCTTTATAAGAGCACCGGAAAAGCAAAAACGGAGATCGGTGATGTGACAGGCCAAACGGTCGACCAAGCAAAAAAAGCGTTGAAGGACCAAGGGTTTAATCATGTAACAGTAAATGAAGTGAATGACGAGAAAAATGCGGGCACTGTCATTGACCAAAATCCTTCAGCAGGGACTGAGCTGGTCCCGAGTGAAGATCAAGTCAAACTTACAGTCAGTATCGGACCCGAAGACATTACGCTTAGAGACTTGAAAACCTACAGTAAAGAAGCAGCGTCTGGATATCTGGAAGACAACGGATTGAAGCTTGTAGAAAAAGAAGCATACTCAGATGATGTTCCAGAAGGACAGGTTGTCAAACAAAAACCAGCAGCAGGTACGGCAGTAAAGCCGGGAAACGAAGTTGAAGTGACATTCTCTCTCGGACCAGAGAAAAAACCTGCGAAAACAGTGAAAGAAAAGGTCAAGATCCCCTACGAACCAGAAAATGAAGGGGACGAGCTTCAAGTGCAAATCGCGGTTGACGATGCGGATCACAGCATCTCTGACACTTACGAAGAATTTAAGATAAAAGAGCCGACTGAACGAACGATCGAACTAAAGATTGAACCAGGCCAAAAAGGGTACTATCAAGTAATGGTAAACAATAAAGTTGTCAGCTACAAAACCATTGAGTATCCGAAAGATGAATAA
- the yloU gene encoding putative factor involved in malonyl-CoA synthesis (Evidence 3: Putative function from multiple computational evidences; PubMedId: 16014871, 17114254, 24178028, 28579978; Product type f: factor), translating into MSIELRTKYGQIDISNEVIAMVAGGAAVDCYGIVGMASKNQIKDGLTEILRKENFSRGVQVRQEGEQIHIDMYIIVSYGTKISEVAHNVQTKVKYTVNQTIGLAVDSVNIYVQGVRVTNP; encoded by the coding sequence GTGTCCATTGAATTAAGAACGAAGTACGGACAGATTGATATATCTAATGAAGTCATCGCGATGGTTGCAGGAGGCGCGGCGGTTGACTGTTACGGCATTGTCGGCATGGCCTCTAAAAACCAGATTAAAGACGGACTGACTGAAATCCTTCGGAAAGAGAATTTCAGCAGGGGTGTCCAAGTTCGCCAAGAAGGAGAACAGATACATATCGACATGTATATCATTGTCAGCTACGGCACGAAAATTTCTGAAGTGGCACATAATGTCCAAACAAAAGTAAAGTACACAGTAAATCAAACCATCGGACTGGCAGTGGATTCTGTCAATATTTATGTCCAAGGCGTACGAGTGACGAACCCGTAG
- the yloV gene encoding putative enzyme structurally related to dihydroxyacetone/glyceraldehyde kinase (Evidence 3: Putative function from multiple computational evidences; PubMedId: 16647083, 22333191, 22517742; Product type e: enzyme): MSIRTLDGRTFAEMILAGAQNLSQNASAVDALNVFPVPDGDTGTNMNLSMTSGAREVEQMDTDDIGKVGSALSKGLLMGARGNSGVILSQLFRGFSKNIETKKEINALEFAAALQAGVDMAYKAVMKPVEGTILTVAKDAAKKAMILAEKETDITALMTAVTEEAEASLNRTPELLPVLKEVGVVDSGGKGLLCVYEGFLASLKGETVPQKAVLPSLDDMVSAEHHKSAQSMMNTEDIEFGFCTEVMVRLDQTKREFDEGTFRQDLSQFGDSLLVIADESLAKVHIHAEEPGNVLNYAQHYGELIKIKIENMREQHTSIISQESKPADNETPPAKQPYGIVTVAMGEGIADLFKSIGASVVIEGGQTMNPSTEDIVDAVKSVNADTVFILPNNSNIIMAANQAASVVDEQVFVIPAKTVPQGMSALLAFNPDQEAEANEANMLSAIQQVKSGQVTFSVRDTHIDGKDIKKGDFMGILNGTIIGTSENQLSAAKMLLSEMIGEDDEIVTILYGEDASQEEAEQLEAFLSEKYEEIEVEIHNGKQPLYSYIVSAE, translated from the coding sequence TTGTCTATCAGAACATTAGACGGCAGAACCTTTGCCGAGATGATTCTTGCGGGAGCGCAGAATCTGTCTCAAAACGCCAGTGCAGTTGATGCACTGAACGTGTTCCCGGTGCCGGACGGTGATACGGGAACAAATATGAACCTGTCGATGACTTCCGGAGCAAGAGAAGTTGAACAAATGGATACGGATGATATCGGGAAGGTGGGCTCCGCGTTATCTAAAGGGCTGCTCATGGGAGCACGCGGAAATTCAGGAGTTATCCTATCCCAATTGTTCCGCGGATTTAGCAAAAACATTGAAACGAAAAAAGAAATTAATGCACTTGAGTTTGCCGCTGCGCTGCAAGCAGGTGTAGACATGGCGTATAAAGCTGTCATGAAACCTGTAGAGGGCACCATTTTAACAGTTGCAAAAGACGCTGCAAAAAAAGCAATGATCTTAGCAGAAAAAGAAACCGATATCACTGCGCTGATGACTGCAGTGACAGAAGAAGCAGAGGCGTCTTTAAACCGCACCCCTGAATTGCTACCTGTCCTAAAGGAAGTAGGAGTTGTCGATAGCGGGGGCAAAGGCCTGCTCTGTGTGTATGAAGGTTTCCTTGCTTCATTAAAAGGTGAAACTGTACCTCAGAAAGCAGTTCTTCCGTCACTTGACGACATGGTCAGCGCAGAGCATCACAAGAGCGCGCAAAGCATGATGAATACCGAAGATATTGAATTTGGATTCTGTACCGAAGTGATGGTTAGGCTTGATCAGACAAAAAGAGAGTTCGACGAAGGCACGTTCAGGCAAGACCTCAGCCAGTTCGGAGATTCTCTGCTTGTGATTGCGGATGAATCGCTGGCGAAGGTTCATATTCATGCTGAAGAGCCGGGAAACGTGTTAAACTACGCCCAGCATTACGGTGAATTGATCAAAATAAAAATAGAAAATATGAGAGAACAGCATACCTCTATCATCAGTCAAGAAAGCAAACCTGCAGACAACGAAACACCGCCGGCAAAACAGCCGTATGGCATTGTGACTGTAGCGATGGGAGAAGGAATTGCAGACCTATTTAAAAGCATTGGCGCTTCTGTTGTGATTGAAGGCGGCCAGACCATGAACCCAAGCACTGAGGATATTGTTGATGCCGTGAAGTCTGTAAATGCAGATACGGTATTTATCCTGCCTAACAACTCCAACATTATCATGGCTGCTAACCAAGCGGCCAGCGTAGTGGATGAACAGGTTTTTGTCATTCCTGCTAAAACGGTTCCGCAAGGGATGTCAGCTCTGCTGGCTTTTAACCCGGATCAAGAAGCTGAAGCGAACGAGGCCAATATGCTAAGCGCCATTCAGCAAGTAAAAAGCGGACAGGTGACGTTCTCAGTCAGAGATACTCATATTGACGGTAAAGACATTAAAAAAGGCGACTTTATGGGCATTCTGAATGGAACGATTATCGGCACTTCTGAAAATCAGCTGTCAGCCGCGAAAATGCTGCTGTCAGAAATGATCGGAGAAGATGATGAAATCGTGACCATTCTATATGGTGAGGATGCGTCTCAGGAAGAAGCTGAGCAGCTTGAAGCGTTTCTCAGTGAAAAGTACGAGGAGATTGAGGTTGAGATCCACAATGGGAAACAGCCTCTGTATTCGTATATAGTTTCAGCAGAATAG
- the prpC gene encoding multitarget phosphorylated protein phosphatase (Evidence 1a: Function from experimental evidences in the studied strain; PubMedId: 10986276, 12399479, 17693724, 22720735, 24390483, 25012659; Product type e : enzyme), with translation MLTALKTDTGKIRQHNEDDAGIFKGKDEFILAVVADGMGGHLAGDVASKMAVKAMGEKWNEAETIPTAPSECEKWLIEQILSVNSKIYDHAQAHEECQGMGTTIVCALFTGKTVSVAHIGDSRCYLLQDDDFVQVTEDHSLVNELVRTGEISREDAEHHPRKNVLTKALGTDQLVSIDTRSFDIEPGDKLLLCSDGLTNKVEGTELKDILQSDSAPQEKVNLLVDKANQNGGEDNITAVLLELALQVEEGEDQC, from the coding sequence TTGTTAACAGCCTTAAAAACAGATACAGGAAAAATCCGCCAGCATAATGAAGATGATGCGGGGATATTCAAGGGGAAAGATGAATTTATATTAGCGGTTGTCGCTGATGGCATGGGCGGCCATCTTGCTGGAGATGTTGCGAGCAAGATGGCTGTGAAAGCCATGGGGGAGAAATGGAATGAAGCAGAGACGATTCCAACTGCGCCCTCGGAATGTGAAAAATGGCTCATTGAACAGATTCTATCGGTAAACAGCAAAATATACGATCACGCTCAAGCCCACGAAGAATGCCAAGGCATGGGGACGACGATTGTATGTGCACTTTTTACGGGGAAAACGGTTTCTGTTGCCCATATCGGAGACAGCAGATGCTATTTGCTTCAGGACGATGATTTCGTTCAAGTGACAGAAGACCATTCGCTTGTAAATGAACTGGTTCGCACTGGAGAGATTTCCAGAGAAGACGCTGAACATCATCCGCGAAAAAATGTGTTGACGAAGGCGCTTGGAACAGACCAGTTAGTCAGTATTGACACCCGTTCCTTTGATATAGAACCCGGAGACAAACTGCTTCTATGTTCTGACGGACTGACAAATAAAGTGGAAGGCACTGAGTTAAAAGACATCCTGCAAAGCGATTCAGCTCCTCAGGAAAAAGTAAACCTGCTTGTGGACAAAGCCAATCAGAATGGCGGAGAAGACAACATTACAGCAGTTTTGCTTGAGCTTGCTTTACAAGTTGAAGAGGGTGAAGATCAGTGCTAA
- the sdaAA gene encoding L-serine dehydratase (alpha chain) (Evidence 1a: Function from experimental evidences in the studied strain; PubMedId: 2504697, 16014871, 22686449; Product type e: enzyme), with the protein MFRNVKELIEITKEKQILISDVMIAQEMEVTEKTKEDIFQQMDHNLSVMEAAVQKGLEGVTSQTGLTGGDAVKLQAYIRSGKSLSGPLILDAVSKAVATNEVNAAMGTICATPTAGSAGVVPGTLFAVKEKLNPTREQMIRFLFTAGAFGFVVANNASISGAAGGCQAEVGSASGMAAAAIVEMAGGTPEQSAEAMAITLKNMLGLVCDPVAGLVEVPCVKRNAMGASNAMIAADMALAGITSRIPCDEVIDAMYKIGQTMPTALRETGQGGLAATPTGRELEKKIFGGALGSRETTSAN; encoded by the coding sequence ATGTTTCGTAATGTAAAAGAATTAATTGAGATTACTAAAGAAAAACAAATATTGATCTCTGATGTGATGATAGCTCAAGAGATGGAAGTAACAGAAAAAACAAAAGAGGACATTTTTCAGCAGATGGATCATAACCTGTCTGTTATGGAAGCGGCGGTTCAGAAAGGACTCGAGGGAGTTACGAGCCAAACGGGCTTAACAGGCGGAGATGCCGTTAAATTGCAGGCCTATATTCGATCAGGAAAAAGCCTGTCTGGCCCGCTGATTTTAGATGCTGTATCGAAAGCCGTTGCAACAAATGAAGTAAATGCAGCCATGGGAACCATCTGTGCGACACCGACTGCAGGTTCTGCCGGTGTGGTGCCCGGTACGTTATTTGCTGTAAAAGAAAAGCTGAATCCAACAAGAGAACAAATGATCCGCTTTTTGTTTACAGCCGGGGCTTTCGGATTTGTCGTGGCCAATAACGCAAGCATTTCCGGCGCCGCCGGAGGATGTCAGGCAGAGGTTGGATCAGCTTCAGGCATGGCGGCTGCGGCTATTGTTGAAATGGCAGGAGGAACACCCGAACAAAGCGCGGAAGCCATGGCCATTACATTAAAAAATATGCTAGGCCTCGTGTGCGACCCTGTTGCAGGGCTTGTTGAGGTGCCTTGCGTGAAACGGAATGCGATGGGCGCGTCAAATGCGATGATTGCTGCTGATATGGCATTGGCGGGCATTACAAGCCGTATTCCATGTGATGAGGTTATCGATGCCATGTATAAAATAGGCCAAACGATGCCAACTGCACTTAGAGAAACAGGCCAGGGCGGTTTAGCGGCAACACCGACAGGAAGAGAATTAGAGAAAAAAATTTTCGGAGGAGCGCTAGGTTCACGTGAAACAACATCAGCAAACTAG
- the spoVM gene encoding factor required for normal spore cortex and coat synthesis (stage V sporulation) (Evidence 1a: Function from experimental evidences in the studied strain; PubMedId: 9922240, 10077851, 10913836, 12562810, 18820968, 25825747, 28408070; Product type f: factor): MKFYTIKLPKFLGGIVRAMLGSFRKD; encoded by the coding sequence ATGAAATTTTACACCATTAAATTGCCGAAGTTTTTAGGAGGAATTGTCCGGGCGATGCTGGGCTCATTTAGAAAAGATTAA
- the rpe gene encoding ribulose-5-phosphate 3-epimerase (Evidence 2a: Function from experimental evidences in other organisms; PubMedId: 973353, 15755726, 16489742, 22720735; Product type e: enzyme), translating into MIKVAPSILSADFAALGNEIKDVEKGGADCIHIDVMDGHFVPNITIGPLIVEAVRPVTDLPLDVHLMIEEPDRYIPAFAKAGADILSVHAEACPHLHRTIQLIKEQGVKAGVVLNPHTPVQVIEHVFDDLDLVLLMTVNPGFGGQKFIHSVLPKIKEVKRMADEKGKKDLLIEVDGGVNKETAPLVIEAGANLLVAGSAVYGQSDRKKAISEIRGSK; encoded by the coding sequence ATGATAAAGGTTGCACCATCTATTCTTTCCGCTGATTTTGCCGCTTTAGGCAATGAGATTAAAGATGTAGAAAAAGGCGGAGCCGATTGTATTCATATTGATGTTATGGACGGCCATTTTGTCCCGAATATCACAATCGGTCCGCTGATTGTAGAAGCGGTCCGGCCGGTAACGGATCTGCCGCTTGATGTCCATTTAATGATAGAAGAGCCGGATCGTTATATCCCGGCTTTTGCGAAAGCAGGCGCAGATATCCTGTCTGTGCATGCTGAGGCATGTCCGCACCTGCACCGTACCATCCAGCTCATTAAAGAGCAAGGAGTGAAGGCCGGAGTAGTTCTAAACCCGCATACCCCTGTACAAGTCATCGAACATGTTTTCGACGATCTTGATCTTGTTCTTTTAATGACGGTGAACCCGGGCTTCGGCGGGCAGAAATTTATTCATTCAGTCCTTCCTAAAATAAAAGAGGTTAAGCGAATGGCGGATGAAAAAGGAAAAAAAGATCTGTTAATTGAAGTAGACGGCGGCGTCAACAAAGAAACCGCTCCGCTCGTCATTGAAGCGGGCGCAAATTTACTCGTTGCCGGTTCAGCTGTTTATGGCCAGTCTGACCGCAAAAAAGCAATTTCTGAAATCAGAGGAAGTAAATAA
- the rsgA gene encoding GTPase involved in ribosome biogenesis (Evidence 1a: Function from experimental evidences in the studied strain; PubMedId: 15223319, 15828870, 16014871, 16485133, 17005971, 18007041, 18344364, 19246764, 22544754, 22720735, 28482099; Product type e : enzyme) — MPEGKIIKALSGFYYVLDESEDSDKVIQCRGRGIFRKNKITPLVGDYVVYQAENDKEGYLMEIKERTNELIRPPICNVDQAVLVFSAVQPSFSTALLDRFLVLVEANDIQPIICITKMDLIEDQDTEDTIQAYAEDYRNIGYDVYLTSSKDQDSLADIIPHFQDKTTVFAGQSGVGKSSLLNAISPELGLRTNEISEHLGRGKHTTRHVELIHTSGGLVADTPGFSSLEFTDIEEEELGYTFPDIREKSSSCKFRGCLHLKEPKCAVKQAVEDGELKQYRYDHYVEFMTEIKDRKPRY, encoded by the coding sequence ATGCCTGAGGGCAAAATTATTAAGGCGCTAAGCGGCTTTTACTATGTACTGGATGAATCAGAGGATTCAGATAAAGTAATACAATGCAGAGGAAGAGGCATTTTCAGAAAAAACAAAATTACCCCTCTTGTCGGTGATTACGTTGTGTATCAAGCTGAAAATGACAAAGAAGGATATCTAATGGAAATTAAAGAAAGAACCAACGAGCTTATCAGGCCGCCAATTTGCAACGTTGATCAAGCGGTCCTTGTTTTCTCAGCGGTTCAGCCTTCTTTCAGCACGGCATTGCTCGACCGCTTCCTGGTTCTCGTTGAGGCCAATGATATTCAGCCGATTATATGCATTACTAAAATGGATCTGATTGAAGATCAAGATACAGAAGATACGATACAAGCCTATGCAGAAGACTATCGGAATATTGGTTATGACGTATACCTTACCTCCTCTAAGGACCAAGATAGTTTAGCGGACATCATCCCGCATTTTCAGGATAAAACAACGGTATTTGCCGGTCAGTCCGGTGTTGGGAAATCCTCGCTTCTCAACGCGATCAGTCCGGAGCTCGGATTAAGAACAAACGAGATTTCCGAGCATTTGGGCCGCGGGAAACACACAACCCGCCACGTGGAGCTGATTCACACGTCCGGAGGTTTGGTTGCAGATACACCGGGATTCAGCTCGCTTGAATTTACAGACATTGAGGAAGAAGAGCTGGGCTATACCTTCCCTGATATCAGAGAAAAAAGCTCTTCATGCAAATTTAGAGGCTGTTTACATCTGAAAGAGCCGAAATGTGCGGTGAAACAAGCTGTTGAAGACGGGGAATTAAAGCAGTATCGCTATGACCATTATGTTGAATTTATGACGGAGATTAAAGACAGAAAGCCGAGGTATTAG
- the thiN gene encoding thiamine pyrophosphokinase (Evidence 2a: Function from experimental evidences in other organisms; PubMedId: 14567704, 15150256, 16291685, 19490098; Product type e: enzyme), giving the protein MKTINIVAGGPKNLIPDLTGYTDEHTLWIGVDKGTVTLLDAGIIPVEAFGDFDSITEQERRRIEKAAPALHVYQAEKDQTDLDLALDWALEKQPDIIQIFGITGGRADHFLGNIQLLYKGVKTNIKIRLIDKQNHIQMFPPGEYDIEKDENKRYISFIPFSEDIHELTLTGFKYPLNNCHITLGSTLCISNELIHSRGTFSFAKGILIMIRSTD; this is encoded by the coding sequence ATGAAAACAATTAATATCGTTGCGGGAGGCCCGAAAAATCTCATTCCCGATCTAACCGGCTATACGGATGAACACACGCTTTGGATCGGTGTTGACAAAGGCACCGTCACTCTCTTAGATGCCGGGATCATTCCTGTTGAAGCCTTCGGAGATTTTGACAGCATAACGGAGCAAGAACGCCGGCGAATAGAAAAAGCCGCTCCCGCCCTTCATGTGTATCAAGCAGAAAAAGATCAAACAGATTTAGACCTCGCCCTTGATTGGGCGCTGGAAAAGCAGCCGGATATTATTCAGATTTTCGGCATTACAGGCGGCAGAGCTGATCATTTTTTAGGAAACATTCAGCTTCTGTATAAAGGTGTAAAAACGAACATAAAAATTAGGCTGATAGACAAACAAAATCATATTCAAATGTTCCCTCCTGGTGAATATGATATTGAGAAGGATGAAAATAAGCGATATATCTCCTTCATACCGTTTTCCGAAGACATACATGAGCTGACCCTGACCGGTTTTAAATATCCTCTAAATAATTGTCATATTACGCTCGGTTCAACACTATGTATTAGTAACGAACTCATTCATTCACGAGGTACTTTTTCGTTTGCAAAAGGCATATTAATAATGATAAGAAGCACGGATTAA